In Candida orthopsilosis Co 90-125, chromosome 4 draft sequence, the genomic stretch GTACTAAGACCGATTGCAACCCACAAGTTAACTTGGGATAATCCATTTAAATTCTATGTTTTTTCGAGGTAAGGTAAACGTTAGCTCATAAAGTTGaagctttttgaaatttctttttgagtTTGTAAATGAGTAACTATATGTAATTGATAAAGCTCGACTGCTTGTACTGAACAACTTGCTATAGTTCTGGTGGTTAAGAAAATATCCAGACATCTCCCGCTACCAAGTTACTCTCGGCTCACTTCTGGTGATTGAGTATTACTAAAGTCCTATTCGCCTCCATACAGATGCACTGGCTGGTCCAAATATGACTGTATCGGTGATCGTCCAAGCTGTCTATACAGCTATCTCAAGAAGTTAAGATAAACGACGTAGTTCTTTGTCCAGATTCGtcagaaaaaaaagtagCACAAAAATCAGACAAGTCgtaattcaaaaataaCTACTTGAGTTACTTTAATGATAGTgatcaaaatatttcaattaaCACTTATAAAAGCCATTCGTTTGGCTTTTTGTAGTACTCGGGATAACATTTGTGTGCTAGGACGCGTCTAAAATATTCACAATGCATACTTATACTTCATTTGAATCTTATTCAGTTCCAAAAAGGAATATATTATAGCGATCCATTGTCCAGGGTAGAAAAGAATCAGATCAGTTTAGATAACCACCATTATTTACGATAAAAATATCAGCAATATTAAAATATCATTAAATATACAGCTATAtgtttttaaaaattttcaattttgatgttttgacAACCCAATATTCAtaaaagacaaaaaaaacCCATTCACATGAGACACTTCTATCAGACGCTGATAATGCGTCTACAACGTCAGTATATGGTTAGTATACGGCGCATCTAGAGGGCCAGATAGCAAATGCACTCTTAAATTCtcacaaaaataaaataatcaTCCTCTCTCAACAAATAAAGTGTGGTCAAACTATCAAAGATGTGAGTTCTCTTAAGCGGCAATGGTAACCTCAACATCTACACCTGGTTCAATGGTGATTTGAGTGATCTTCTTGACAGTAGCAGCTGGAGCTTGCAAGTCAATAACTCTCTTGTGGATTCTCATTTCATAAGCATCCCAAGTCTTGGAACCTTCACCATTTGGAGCCTTTCTGGTGgtgattttcaaaaccttAGTTGGCATTCTAACTGGTCCCTTCTTGACGATGTTGCTTTGAGAAGCGTTCTTGATGATGTTAGCAGaaacattttccaattgctTAACTTTGGTGGAGGTTAAGGTGATTCTGATTTtgtgaatttgttgttctGGTTCTTGTTCTAACTTTTCCTTGTTGATTGGGGCAGACATCTTGACGTGGTTCTCAGTAGTTGACGTTGTTAAAGGACTACAACAGGTGAACCGTTTACAAGtaggaaattgaaaaaaaaaaaatcaagcGAGAGTGAGACAATATTGGTGATGGTAtttgttacacaaaaataatAAGGTTTTTGTAATATAGGGCTTCAGCCCTATCGTGGTATGTCAAGGAATACTCCAATTTCCCCTATGGAAAGCTATACTTAGGCAGGAAGGGAACCAAGAAGCTAGTACCTAATCACAAGTTGAATAGAGGCGTCTCTCGCGAGGCGCTGCTATTGTGATATCAAATTTAGTTCCGACACTGGTACAAGTGAGGAACTTCACTACAAAGAGTGCCACCCTGACATGAGTGTAACTTCTGACTCAGCAATCTATCTGTCATTTAAATAGAGCATATTCGGAGCACTGTGGTACCACTACAATCCCGACTAAGTGCTGTTTTGTTGATCGTTTTATTGCCATTCTTTAGTATGGAGTTAGTACTTATCTAAGCAACTATTAGAATTCAAATCagaaatcaattttattgGTTTTCTCCAtatatttgtttttggattGTCAGAGAGATTCccaattgaagaaattcatcattttgaGTAGGTATAACATACTTATGTAATAATATTCATCTTATGACCAACAACGATTgtgaagagaaaaagacaagagaaagaaattttaGTTTGTTAACGAATCTTTTTGCATCTCAGTTTTAGCTACCATGTGCGTTTctaattttgcaatcatCACTCAACTCAAGTTTTGATGAAACGACTCcatttttttcattgaaaCTGAAGCCGTCAATTCGACATACAGACggaagttgatgaaagcTTTATCCTGTTACACGCCGTGTTATACTGTGCATGGAGTTAATTGTCCTTAAATCTATTTACATTGATCTCACAAACAGTAGATGtaccaatttcatttcCTCTGCTGATTCGCCTCCTTTTCCAATCCTCTCACAACTTTCcacatcaattgaagatcTTCGGGTGTAGAGTAGCCACTGGTTGCCCATCTGATCTTACCTGTCGAATCAATAATGTAAATATATCCAGTGCATTGATTGTCGCAATGCAATTGCTCTCTAATTTCCGGTGGTAATATATGCAAAGGTAACAtgaaataattttgataaCGTTCAGGGGAGATCATCTTTCtcaaattggataaagaTAGGTTCAAAATAAACCCTTTGATCCAGCTAGATGGCATGTTGATGTCAATAATCTGGAAGTTGGAAAACTTTTCAGTAAATTTTTTATAGTCGGTGGTATAATAGTCCTCTCCGTCGACTTTAAAATATGACTTTGAGCATTGCTCACCTGTTACCGTGGAATATAATCTCACTATGCTGTACTTATTGCTGAGAATGTCGTATAAACTGTTCAGCTTCCCAGTCAAGGTCTTAGCAATAAAATCGGGAAAGTATAACGACTTATCTTGTTTGAACCATGAAATTGGAGGCCTGAATATTTTACCattggtgttttgaaaCGACTTGATATCATATATCGGAGAATGCTTAATATCATAATCTAGATTCTTCTGTCTTCTCTCTTTAGCTTGCGCTCCGAATAGTTCTTCTCCGATGTTTGATATAGAGTATGTATCGGATAGTTTGTGGTTTAGCAAAACCGGTTTAACCAAGCCAATGGGTCGGGTAATTTCATACGAGTCCTCTTGGGCTGGTTTGGACACTTCTTTGATTGTATTTACAAATCGAGGTTGTGACCTTTGCTGGAGAAGATGCAATGAGGTACTAAATGGTCTCGTGCTAAGTCTCGTGGCACTCATTATGTGGTCCTTGCTAAGCTTGGTAGACGTTGTATTAAATACTCATTTTTCATGGTAGTTGTCAAATGCAGCGAACGAGtgacaaaattttccaaccATTTTGCTGACCAAAGATTCATCGATTTCAGaaatatcaacatcaaatacaTCAGAAAGCCCAAAGACTATAAAATCTTACCATGTCAATACAGCTAAGAGATGGTTTAATCAATCAGCTGTTGGATCGCGTTCTTGAAGATCTTTTAGTGAGATTTGTCGTCAACGTACCTGAGGAGGACTTGTCTTCGATAGAAAGAATATTCTTTCAAGTGGAAGAGGCACATTGGTTCTACTTGGACTATGTACGTCAATTGGATCCCAGCCTACCTTCtatgaagatgaaaacGTTTGCTTCGAAACTTTTGGAAAAGTGTCCGCTAATATGGAAATGGGGAGATCCTTCCGACGCATTAGCAAGGTTTGGGAAATACAAAAGTACGATCCCGGTAAGGGGAGTTGCATTGTTCAATAAGGATTTGACAAAGGTGTTGTTGGTCAAAGGGACAGAATCAAACGCTTGGTCGTTTCCTAGGGGAAAAATTTCCAAGGATGAGAGCGATATTGATTGTGCTGTGAGAGAGGCTGAAGAGgaaattggattcaattgCTCAGAATTGATAGATAGGAATGATTATGTTGAGAGAACAATTAGGGGTAAGAACTACAAGATTTTCCTCGTGAAGAATGTTTCTGAAGATGCTCATTTTGAGCCAGTTTCAAAGTATGAAATCTCCCAAATAAAGTGGTTTGACATTAAAGCCGTCCAGAAAAAGGTGAAAAGTAATCcaaacaactttttcatAGTAGCAACAATCATTAAACCGGTGATGAAATGGATAAGTAAAAACAAAGGTGTATTGAGTGAAGAGGAGCTTATGCAGCAAGCAGAAATcaaattaaagaaattaatGGGATTGAATAAACGCGAAGAAAATGTGGATGCCGGAAGAGAGTTGCTCAACATTTTACAAAGAGCCAaaccaacttcaaaatcagcCGACATTCGAGATGAGTCGACAAACAACCAGGCCGCGCAACCAAATATAACACCAATGGTTAATGTCCAGCTTCCActacatcttcaaaatcaacttccCTTCTTCACTGGTGGAGCTCATCCCAACATGCCGTTTTTCATGCAACCAATGGCTAATGGGCCTGGACAAGTTCCTCATTTTCCTCAGCCTGGCTTTTTCCAccctcatcatcaatataatcaacaagTGCCACCCAACCCTGAAAGCTTGACGAAACCTAaaaccaattcaaaagaattgttATCCATTTTGACAACCAAGAGTGACAGGAAGGATGATTCCGGTCTGACCAGAGCGAAAAATGCAGATTCTGGAAATATTAGATCAAGGGCTCAACAACTAATGAGTGTGTTTCCAAAGAGAAAGGAACCGGTTGAAAGGAAAGATGACAAACCAGTTGATAGTAAAGATGTATCAGGTCGTGCAAGCCCTTCAAGcaatcaatcaaactcAAGTCAAGAAAAGATAAAGACAAAACCAGCTTTGAACAAATATACACCTCTGGAAAAAGATGCATCTAAGTCGGTGCGTCAACAACCATCGAATGAGATTGAGGAATCCATTCGTTCTTCGTATCAGCGACAACCAGCAGTTGGACAAAAGATAAAATTACTCAAAAGATCTGACAACAAAGATTCAAAGGATCTTTTGAGCCTCTTGGGGCCGAGAAAAGAAACTAAGGAACAAGGTAATGGCTCTGATTCCAAACAAAATGGGGGTATCGCGAATCAAGCACAAAAAGAAGCGTCTATTGAGGAGGAAGATGATGTAAATGGATCAATTCATGTCGAAAAACAGCCCTCACCCGACCGTACTGCCTCACAACAATTACTAAGCTTTTTACACAGAGAGACCCCATCCAAGAATTTTGACGAGGGAGAAAAGAGGGCCAGTGGGATTGCAAATGTAttaaacaaagaaacaCGCGATAATGATATTACACCTAGGGTGGTATCGCCAACCAGAGATTTTCTCAGTTTACTCAAGAAACCAAACAATGCTGATTCTCGTAACACATCAAGTGTTGATCCGTCACCATTATCAAACAAACCCCAGCAACAGCATAAATCACAATCGTCAACTTCAGCAAACAAATTGCTCAGTTTGCTAGAAAGGAGACCATCAGATAATGGTAAAGGCAGTATCAACCAGGGTATTTGGAGCAATCAAGATAAACGACCTAGCATTACATCACCCAATGCATTAGCCagtattcaacaatttgacaGAGAAGTTGGCAGTAATCAAGCAACGTTGTCAAATACTATTGCGTCACCCGTTTCAGAAAATTGGGGGTTCTCTCAGCCGGAATCttatcaacaactgcaacaaCCGCATCAGCAGCAGAATGTCGATTTGTCAGCTGCAAATACGTTAAGAGACGTTTTGAGAAAGAACAGCGCGCAACCATCTCCTAGTTTGAGTGGGGCGTATGATCCTGTGAGTAACAGTCAATCACAGGCTCCACAGGCTCCACAGGCTCCGCATACTCAAGCATGCCCCAATCAAAAACAGCAggatcaatttgataattttgagGATTTCgaagattttgaagagTTGGACAACTTTAATGCATTCAATGATAAATacatatttgatgaagagttaCTTCCTAAAACTTTCAACACCTTTGATGTCGatagtgatgaagaagattcTGGAGGTCATGTTGGACATCAGTTTCAGCATCCACTGCAACTGCAACTGCAACAGCGCCAGCGTCAGCTGCAGTATTCACAGCACCCACAACAATCTTTCTACCAAGGTGGTGCCTTTCAACAAGCACAGAAACCTTTGGAGAATACGAATGGTATCAACTCGGGAACACCCAACATAGCAGAACctaaattcaatttatctaCATCATTCCGGTCAACTATTGGTCCACAGGATAATTCAAACAATCCAGGTAAAGGATTATTAGCATTATTGAACCGGGGAAAATCTTCATAAGAGATGACGTATAAGTTATAACATTAAAATAACAATCTAAATACTGAAAAAGTCTTTGGCATTTGTTTTGAGTGCCTTTTTTTGTCGTTGTGGTTTCTCCCCGTTTACTACATCGTCATCAATTGACCAATTAGTAGATGAGGTTTTCTCATAAACGTAGGTTGCTCTATTTTTGTTACTTTTTAACACCTTGTTTCGGCGTTTCCAAATATCCTCTACATCATATGGATTATATTGCTGATTTGTTATGAACAAGTCTAGAATGGGGTTTCTAGACATGAATAGATTTGGTTGAGATAAATGGCCGGATGTGGTCTCGGCTCTCTTCAATGCATTCATACTTAATCCCATTGGCATAGTTTGCACAATTTTCATTCGACCTGGATCCATGAGCTTCCAATGTTTATGCTTGATTTCAAAGTCAACTTGCATGTAAACAAGTTTGCAACTTTGGAACAGAATTGCATCAAAGAACTTTGACAATCCTCGAGGTGTAACTTTTGTATTTGCTATTTtaatcaacatcaactgCCTTAGTTTGGTACTGGTGGAAATACATGAGCCCAAATGTTGTAAAAATGTATCATCTATGTCATGGtttgataaatcaacaCAGATCAAATTGGAGACATTAAAAATCAGAAAAAAATCCTCCTTGTTAGCCACTGGCTGATGTGACATATCCAAAATGACGTATGATTTCAACATAGCTAACTCATGAATCATGTTGGAAATCAGAACATTGGAGAataaagtttcaattcGATGTAATCGATTTCGAGGTATTTGCGTAAAAGCAATAGTTTCATCACGAACATCCACAATGTGTGCTTTATGACTCTTAAAATCAGGTAAATGACCAAAATGACTTAGGAATAATGTGTACACATGAATTGAATCTTGATTGGTGGCTAGGATCATTGTCCATACGATTTTCCAGATCGACCAGGGTAAAGTCTTTAACAAGTCGGAGGTGATTTTTGATGCTTGTGTGGCAATTGATTCTGCGCATGTATGCCGTAGTGATCTTAATGCTTTGTTACTTTTCGGTCGTCGTAGTCTACCTGGTGTAACTCTAGCCCATGGAtatgatgttgttgaaacttgAGTATCAACGAAATTCAAATTCCGATGTCCATGAGTCGCATATTTAGCTTCAAGGGGTTGGGTATCCTTCTTAACAAACTCTTTAAACTTGTCTTGTCTCTTGCGTTTCTTTGTTATCCTCCTTGAAAGTTTACCATATCTTGACTGGTGTTTCATGGTCCCACCTTGAAGCACCTCAAAGGATGAAGgattgtttatttttgcaactctATTTTGTGTTCGCTCGTTGGAAAATTCACATTTGGTGTGATGAGCTTTCTTCTTTAACCAACAATCACTTGATTAGATAGTCAATACCATCATGAAATTGGACACTTCTCATATGAGGTATTTGACCTCGGACGATTTTAGAGTATTGCAAGCTGTGGAGCTAGGTTCCAGGAATCATGAGTTGGTCCCCACGCAAATGATCCATTCGATATCTGGTATGAAAGCACCTTCAGGTACGCAAAGGGCAATTGGAGATTtagcaaaattgaaacttgtTGCGAGGTTACGTAACGCTACATACGATGGGTTTAGATTAACATATAATGGGTATGACTATCTCGCCTTGaaatcaatgttgaatCGAAATACTTTATATTCAGTCGGGTCAACCATTGGTGTAGGAAAAGAATCAGACATCTATTCCGTTAGTGATCCCCAAGGTGTGCAAAAAGTCTTGAAAATCCACCGTCTTGGTAGGACTTCATTCAAGACTGTTAAAAACAATCGTGACTATTTGAAGAATAGACACACTTCTAACTGGATGTACTTATCACGATTGGCAGCAGCAAAAGAATATCAATTTATGCAAATACTTTACGACAATGAATTCAACGTGCCGCAACCATTTGATTACTCAAGACACTGTGTCATGATGGAATGGATCAAAGGATTACCAATGAAGCAATTAAACACTGGAAATATTGGTAAAATAGACTACAAGAAATTATACTCTGATCTCATGTGTTTTATTGTCAAGCTCGCCAAAGCAGGTTTAATCCATTgtgatttcaatgaattcaacatcataaTCAGAgatcaatcaaatccaaacaaTAAGAGTGATTTTGTCGTTATTGATTTCCCCCAATGTGTATCAATAGAACATCCGGATgcaaaaatttattttgataGAGATGTACAAGGTATACGagatttcttcaaaaagaagtttaAATATGATCCTCAACACGATTCAACCATGTATGATACTGACGGATATGGAGACGGATATAAATATGCTTATCCCAATTTCAAGCGTGACGTTGTAAGAGAAAAACTGTTggatgttgaagttgaggCATCAGGGTATGCGAAAAAGAAGACAGGTAAGAAGGAAGTTAAAGATTTGGAGAAAGCGGTGATGGGAATGAGAATAACAACAGACGAAACTGACGATTTGTCAGAACTTGAGgatgaggaagatgaagagcAGGAGGATtatgacgaagaagaagatgatgaggaCGAGgaatatgatgaagaggatttGGATTTCGGCGACGAGGACAGTAACCACGAGGAACAGAATGAAAAGATCATTGCTGCTATATCATCCGGTGACAAGAACCTCAAAATGGATAAACTAGGCAATTATATA encodes the following:
- a CDS encoding Rps20 ribosomal protein, which gives rise to MSAPINKEKLEQEPEQQIHKIRITLTSTKVKQLENVSANIIKNASQSNIVKKGPVRMPTKVLKITTRKAPNGEGSKTWDAYEMRIHKRVIDLQAPAATVKKITQITIEPGVDVEVTIAA
- a CDS encoding Atp10 protein (S. cerevisiae homolog ATP10 has unfolded protein binding, has role in mitochondrial proton-transporting ATP synthase complex assembly and localizes to integral to mitochondrial membrane, mitochondrial inner membrane), coding for MSATRLSTRPFSTSLHLLQQRSQPRFVNTIKEVSKPAQEDSYEITRPIGLVKPVLLNHKLSDTYSISNIGEELFGAQAKERRQKNLDYDIKHSPIYDIKSFQNTNGKIFRPPISWFKQDKSLYFPDFIAKTLTGKSNSLYDILSNKYSIVRLYSTVTGEQCSKSYFKVDGEDYYTTDYKKFTEKFSNFQIIDINMPSSWIKGFILNLSLSNLRKMISPERYQNYFMLPLHILPPEIREQLHCDNQCTGYIYIIDSTGKIRWATSGYSTPEDLQLMWKVVRGLEKEANQQRK
- a CDS encoding Rio2 serine kinase (involved in the processing of the 20S pre-rRNA into mature 18S rRNA), which codes for MKLDTSHMRYLTSDDFRVLQAVELGSRNHELVPTQMIHSISGMKAPSGTQRAIGDLAKLKLVARLRNATYDGFRLTYNGYDYLALKSMLNRNTLYSVGSTIGVGKESDIYSVSDPQGVQKVLKIHRLGRTSFKTVKNNRDYLKNRHTSNWMYLSRLAAAKEYQFMQILYDNEFNVPQPFDYSRHCVMMEWIKGLPMKQLNTGNIGKIDYKKLYSDLMCFIVKLAKAGLIHCDFNEFNIIIRDQSNPNNKSDFVVIDFPQCVSIEHPDAKIYFDRDVQGIRDFFKKKFKYDPQHDSTMYDTDGYGDGYKYAYPNFKRDVVREKSLDVEVEASGYAKKKTGKKEVKDLEKAVMGMRITTDETDDLSELEDEEDEEQEDYDEEEDDEDEEYDEEDLDFGDEDSNHEEQNEKIIAAISSGDKNLKMDKLGNYILDE